The Stratiformator vulcanicus genome has a segment encoding these proteins:
- a CDS encoding DUF3147 family protein, with translation MAYYAFKVILTAAIVVAVSETSKRSSLLGGLLASLPLVSFLGIIWLYVDTGDAGKVAELSKSIFWLVLPSLPFFLLLPVLLQRGLGFTLSLLFSTGAMLVLYGLMVLVLSRFGVTL, from the coding sequence ATGGCGTACTACGCATTCAAAGTGATTCTGACGGCGGCGATTGTGGTCGCCGTTTCGGAAACGTCGAAACGCAGTTCACTGCTCGGCGGTCTCCTCGCTTCGCTGCCGCTCGTGTCGTTCCTCGGCATCATCTGGCTCTACGTCGACACCGGCGACGCTGGCAAGGTGGCCGAACTCTCGAAGAGCATCTTCTGGCTCGTCCTGCCTTCGCTGCCGTTCTTCCTCCTGCTGCCCGTGCTCTTGCAGCGGGGCCTCGGTTTCACGCTGAGCCTGCTCTTTTCGACTGGAGCAATGCTCGTCCTCTACGGCCTGATGGTGCTCGTACTGAGTCGCTTCGGGGTGACTCTGTGA
- a CDS encoding class I SAM-dependent methyltransferase, with product MQTSGIVWQQDLGVSEKQAEQAVEYNPTTASQFGSILESLPIDYEQFSFVDLGSGKGRVLLMASEFPFREVVGVELSSQLHEIAANNID from the coding sequence GTGCAGACGAGTGGAATCGTCTGGCAGCAAGACCTCGGTGTTTCCGAGAAGCAGGCCGAGCAGGCCGTCGAGTACAACCCGACAACGGCCTCACAGTTCGGCAGCATTCTCGAAAGCCTGCCGATCGACTACGAGCAATTCTCGTTCGTCGATCTTGGATCGGGCAAAGGGCGTGTCCTGCTGATGGCCTCGGAATTTCCGTTCAGAGAGGTCGTCGGTGTCGAGCTATCGTCACAGCTTCACGAGATCGCGGCGAACAATATCGATTAG
- a CDS encoding GNAT family N-acetyltransferase, giving the protein MVAVNQLASRLRRNVQREGAVRFVSNRIAAKYNRTFNARLCVWQRSADIPLPQFPDDVEVRRFSATDTVPKDLIDRLSEADLPSFESRMREEFADHGVMWVALFGGEVAGYQWSRRGDYVRNWHFDLTASDTLVFSTVTFPAFRGRSVAVALAANICRHEVRPGGHAYADCMVFNKPAIRFLEKTGFKKIAERKPLPDHPD; this is encoded by the coding sequence ATGGTCGCTGTCAATCAACTCGCAAGTCGCCTTCGGCGAAACGTGCAGCGTGAAGGAGCGGTCCGATTCGTCTCCAACCGAATCGCCGCGAAGTACAACCGGACGTTCAACGCCCGGCTCTGCGTCTGGCAGCGAAGTGCGGACATTCCCCTGCCGCAATTCCCCGACGATGTCGAGGTCCGGCGTTTTAGTGCGACTGATACGGTGCCGAAGGACCTCATCGATCGCCTGAGCGAAGCCGATCTGCCCAGCTTTGAATCCCGCATGCGTGAAGAATTCGCCGACCACGGCGTGATGTGGGTCGCCCTCTTTGGCGGTGAAGTCGCCGGTTACCAGTGGAGCCGCCGGGGCGATTACGTCCGCAACTGGCACTTCGACCTGACCGCGTCTGACACACTGGTTTTCTCGACGGTCACGTTCCCCGCATTCCGGGGCAGGTCAGTCGCTGTCGCCCTCGCCGCCAACATCTGCCGCCACGAAGTCCGTCCCGGCGGCCACGCTTATGCCGACTGCATGGTGTTCAACAAACCGGCCATCCGCTTCCTCGAAAAAACCGGCTTCAAAAAGATCGCCGAACGCAAACCGCTCCCGGACCACCCGGATTGA
- a CDS encoding sigma-70 family RNA polymerase sigma factor gives MDRDPSDFVGLLVRHQNDLLRYILPLVGSMDDAQDVLQETATALWKKFGDFDSDRPFLPWAKRFAQYEVLMHHRSKRRFTFLSDELVAELSAAADADANVLADHHAALQVCLDSLSEEERQIVRTRYADSDTTIQQLAEQTGKSVNVLYKSLSKIRKQLLDCVERRLAPQSLSAES, from the coding sequence ATGGACCGAGATCCGAGTGACTTTGTCGGGCTGCTGGTTCGGCATCAAAACGACCTGCTGCGGTACATCTTGCCGTTGGTCGGATCAATGGATGACGCCCAAGACGTGCTGCAGGAGACGGCGACCGCTCTTTGGAAAAAGTTCGGTGACTTCGATTCGGATCGACCCTTCCTGCCGTGGGCGAAGCGTTTCGCGCAGTACGAAGTATTGATGCACCATCGCTCCAAGCGACGATTTACGTTTCTCTCAGACGAGTTGGTTGCCGAACTCAGTGCGGCGGCGGATGCCGACGCGAATGTACTGGCCGATCATCACGCGGCGTTGCAAGTTTGTTTGGACTCATTAAGTGAGGAAGAGCGGCAGATCGTCAGAACGCGATATGCCGATTCGGACACGACCATTCAGCAATTGGCGGAGCAAACGGGGAAATCAGTCAACGTCTTATATAAATCTTTGTCGAAGATTCGGAAGCAATTGCTCGACTGCGTTGAACGGCGGCTCGCACCGCAATCTCTATCCGCGGAAAGCTGA